A DNA window from Deltaproteobacteria bacterium contains the following coding sequences:
- a CDS encoding tetratricopeptide repeat protein, with protein sequence MSLLHQALKKAEMEKEGGKGIEGEAFVDSPESPSKIGKRVIVLMALVLIGLGYLVYLRWFSEKVPSVVSVPPSLNTPLGIGSATSLPRLIQESDLHLKQGEWEKARQILEKWVVLDPQNPEAYNNLGLALKKLGQKNRAYQQYQKALALRRDYPEALNNLGALYLSDAKLIEAEINFKRAVDIRQDYAEPYFHLALIAEAQGKKGVAKGYYQKFLGLSPQVDPKLMIEIRERIESLPAS encoded by the coding sequence ATGTCTTTATTACACCAGGCGTTGAAGAAGGCGGAGATGGAAAAGGAGGGGGGAAAGGGTATTGAGGGAGAGGCGTTTGTCGATAGCCCGGAGTCCCCATCGAAGATCGGAAAAAGGGTTATTGTTTTGATGGCGTTGGTCCTGATCGGACTTGGCTATCTTGTCTACCTCCGATGGTTCTCGGAAAAAGTGCCATCCGTTGTTTCAGTCCCTCCTTCTCTGAACACGCCTCTTGGCATTGGAAGTGCGACAAGCCTTCCCCGCCTGATTCAGGAATCCGATCTCCATCTCAAACAGGGGGAATGGGAAAAGGCGAGGCAGATTTTAGAAAAATGGGTGGTACTTGATCCACAGAACCCGGAGGCTTACAACAATCTGGGCCTTGCCCTGAAAAAACTGGGGCAAAAAAACAGGGCCTACCAGCAGTACCAGAAAGCCTTGGCGTTACGCAGAGACTATCCGGAGGCGCTCAACAATCTGGGAGCGCTTTATTTGAGTGATGCAAAACTGATCGAGGCCGAGATCAACTTCAAAAGGGCAGTGGATATTCGTCAAGATTACGCCGAGCCCTATTTTCACCTGGCATTGATTGCCGAAGCTCAGGGGAAGAAGGGTGTGGCCAAAGGGTATTACCAGAAGTTTCTTGGACTCTCCCCGCAGGTTGATCCAAAGTTAATGATTGAGATTCGGGAGAGAATTGAATCTTTACCCGCGAGCTGA
- the pilM gene encoding pilus assembly protein PilM, producing the protein MVDFLLQLKSCFWDRFRNSVILGLDLDSTGGRMVRVTGKGDLVHVTHWQYPEVIDGGDQNSLERFREWIQKEGLSGMPVACSLNDNSLKIRRADLPKMPDFDLKEAVKWQLRDLVEDSIDHYVVRYTVLEEYSVNEADRLALLVYAVKKEAVTRLGDLLKKLSLKPVLIEPTPVAILASLDRFMKWEPGVFYGILNWGNGPAGFYVVSEEKLYFSRPIQETEGNIAVEVQRSLDAFSLVFKEKKVETLLLCGGSGAKPGLVDELSKNLGMSVACLNPFQGWEIADEAPCRYATATGLALYRP; encoded by the coding sequence ATGGTGGATTTTCTTTTGCAGCTTAAATCCTGTTTTTGGGACCGCTTTCGGAACTCGGTCATTCTCGGTCTCGACCTTGATTCAACCGGAGGCAGGATGGTCCGTGTGACAGGCAAGGGAGATCTCGTTCATGTGACCCATTGGCAGTACCCTGAAGTTATTGACGGTGGGGATCAAAACTCTCTGGAACGGTTTCGCGAGTGGATTCAGAAGGAAGGTCTGTCTGGAATGCCTGTTGCCTGCAGTCTGAATGACAACAGCCTCAAGATTCGGCGGGCTGACCTTCCCAAGATGCCGGATTTTGACTTAAAGGAGGCGGTGAAGTGGCAGTTACGCGACCTGGTAGAGGATTCGATCGATCACTACGTGGTTCGTTATACGGTTCTTGAGGAATATTCAGTCAATGAGGCAGATCGGTTGGCCCTTCTTGTCTATGCCGTGAAAAAGGAAGCCGTCACGCGGCTTGGTGATCTCTTAAAAAAACTTTCTCTGAAACCTGTATTGATTGAGCCGACACCGGTTGCCATTCTCGCCTCTTTGGATCGCTTCATGAAATGGGAACCGGGTGTCTTTTACGGGATTCTTAATTGGGGAAATGGGCCGGCCGGTTTTTATGTTGTCTCCGAGGAGAAGCTTTACTTCTCACGTCCGATCCAGGAGACGGAGGGAAATATCGCTGTGGAGGTCCAGAGATCTCTCGATGCCTTTTCCCTTGTCTTCAAGGAGAAGAAAGTTGAAACTCTCCTGCTCTGTGGAGGGAGCGGAGCCAAACCGGGACTCGTTGATGAGCTTTCGAAAAATTTGGGGATGTCCGTTGCTTGTCTGAATCCCTTTCAGGGTTGGGAGATTGCTGATGAGGCCCCATGCCGCTATGCGACGGCAACCGGACTTGCCCTTTATCGACCATGA
- a CDS encoding PilN domain-containing protein produces the protein MMQRINFLERQWVVWNYRLLAWAGVVWGALFGVIIGYHGLTLMLLDHEISSVVSEVNQLREQKEEVLAQVEKGSGTMAGGVEHLRSLFQRSPRWSFILEEVAKLIPSDSWLVSIKSYVRSEDAMSRGLLLSGEADDLQSVSGFLKELARSRYFTRPVLTDSKEEKRGNGRLFIYTIDARVTVPEEWGGF, from the coding sequence ATGATGCAACGGATCAATTTTTTGGAGAGACAGTGGGTTGTCTGGAACTACCGGCTTCTTGCCTGGGCGGGGGTAGTTTGGGGGGCTCTTTTTGGTGTGATCATTGGCTATCACGGTTTGACGCTCATGTTGTTGGATCATGAGATCTCCTCCGTTGTCAGCGAGGTTAACCAGCTCAGGGAACAAAAAGAGGAGGTTTTGGCCCAAGTGGAAAAAGGATCCGGGACGATGGCGGGAGGAGTCGAACATCTTCGGAGCCTCTTTCAACGGTCGCCTCGTTGGTCTTTTATTTTGGAAGAGGTGGCCAAGCTCATTCCATCGGATAGCTGGCTTGTTAGTATCAAGTCGTATGTCCGGTCGGAAGATGCGATGAGTCGTGGTCTCCTCCTATCGGGGGAGGCGGACGACCTGCAATCGGTCTCCGGATTTCTGAAGGAACTCGCAAGGTCGAGATATTTTACGAGACCTGTTTTGACCGATTCCAAGGAGGAAAAGAGGGGGAACGGGCGTCTTTTCATCTATACCATTGACGCCCGTGTTACTGTTCCCGAAGAGTGGGGAGGATTTTAA
- a CDS encoding transglycosylase SLT domain-containing protein — MVKKEFRTAYRLTQKGRHEEATRHFEKIQEAPVAFRDYILFHLGKSLLEEKRCGRAREVFDTLLRDYPDSRWSRFAAFQVGQEEKCPPLVEFLKEVAAFQCEYLPGERGQADCFFESKRYFESKELYRALAEKAVGEERLTLLKRYASSASRSQDYETAIAVGERIRSEFSDSHVQWETLKKLAYLHEMKGEPDRAVEAIEQLQTSDLSVEERSFYQERLAWNLYRQGHFERALNVFDGHLRENDSSFSLYWRGRSLEHLKKKDEAKENFKELVLRHPRSYYAVRALEHLSSSFEKKAFREWWSPRRYRIRWHKETFSMGLSTLLQRIEELYAVGLEEDAQIEGRRLRAVSGMILPFEPKRIRRKKEGYSFKVYTLKNETLDYPLPYGKFLFKRADEFDLDVDPLFLYAMMRQESHYREDVVSPAGAIGLLQIMPATGRRLAKEADWSDYRPDWLYDPLTNIELSLHYVGTLSRRFYEKWYLIAAAYNAGEKVIERWLPYRKESEEEELIEMIPYDETRDYVKKIYRNYKAYRWIYK, encoded by the coding sequence TTGGTTAAAAAAGAATTTCGAACGGCCTACCGTCTTACCCAAAAGGGACGGCATGAGGAAGCGACTCGGCATTTCGAAAAGATTCAAGAGGCTCCGGTTGCCTTTCGTGATTATATTCTTTTCCACTTGGGGAAAAGTCTGCTTGAGGAGAAACGGTGTGGACGGGCCCGCGAGGTCTTTGACACCCTTCTTCGTGATTATCCGGACAGCCGGTGGAGCCGTTTTGCCGCCTTCCAGGTCGGGCAGGAGGAAAAATGTCCTCCACTCGTGGAGTTTTTGAAAGAGGTGGCTGCCTTTCAATGCGAATATCTTCCCGGAGAGAGGGGACAGGCCGACTGTTTCTTCGAGTCGAAGCGATATTTCGAATCCAAGGAGCTTTATCGGGCCTTGGCCGAGAAAGCCGTTGGGGAAGAGAGATTGACTCTTCTAAAGCGATACGCCAGTTCAGCTTCCCGGAGTCAGGATTATGAGACGGCGATTGCCGTGGGTGAGAGGATTCGGTCGGAATTTTCGGACAGTCACGTTCAGTGGGAGACGCTAAAGAAACTCGCTTATCTCCATGAAATGAAGGGGGAGCCGGACAGGGCGGTCGAGGCGATTGAACAGCTACAGACCTCCGATCTTTCTGTGGAGGAGAGGTCTTTCTATCAGGAGAGACTCGCCTGGAATCTTTATCGACAAGGTCACTTTGAGAGGGCGTTGAACGTCTTTGATGGTCATCTGCGTGAGAACGATTCTTCCTTCAGCCTTTATTGGCGAGGTCGATCCCTCGAGCATTTGAAAAAGAAGGATGAGGCAAAGGAAAACTTTAAAGAACTGGTTCTCCGTCATCCCAGAAGCTATTATGCCGTTCGTGCGTTGGAACACCTTTCCTCTTCGTTTGAAAAAAAAGCGTTCCGGGAGTGGTGGTCTCCCCGGCGGTATCGTATCCGGTGGCACAAGGAGACCTTCTCTATGGGGCTGTCGACTCTTCTGCAGCGGATTGAAGAACTTTATGCGGTGGGACTCGAGGAAGATGCCCAGATAGAGGGAAGACGGTTGCGGGCGGTGTCTGGGATGATTCTCCCTTTTGAGCCTAAAAGAATACGAAGAAAAAAAGAGGGGTATTCCTTTAAGGTTTATACCTTGAAGAATGAAACCCTTGATTACCCGCTTCCGTACGGGAAGTTTCTCTTCAAGAGGGCCGATGAGTTTGACCTGGATGTTGATCCTCTGTTCTTATATGCGATGATGCGTCAGGAGAGTCATTATCGGGAGGATGTTGTTTCACCGGCCGGAGCGATCGGTCTTCTTCAGATTATGCCGGCGACAGGGCGACGTCTCGCAAAAGAGGCTGACTGGAGCGATTATCGCCCTGACTGGCTTTATGATCCCTTGACCAATATTGAACTTTCCCTCCACTATGTAGGAACACTTTCTCGGCGGTTTTATGAAAAGTGGTATCTAATCGCCGCTGCCTACAATGCTGGTGAAAAAGTGATTGAGAGATGGCTCCCCTATCGGAAGGAGAGTGAGGAGGAAGAGCTTATTGAGATGATCCCTTATGATGAGACGAGGGATTATGTGAAGAAGATCTACCGGAACTACAAGGCCTACCGCTGGATCTATAAGTGA
- a CDS encoding deoxyguanosinetriphosphate triphosphohydrolase — MLTRQEYEQSEQQFLAPYAMKSGDSEGREYPEQEHPYRTAFQRDRDRIIHSNAFRRLEYKTQVFVYHEGDHYRTRLTHSIEGAQIARTLARALRLNEDLSEAIILAHDLGHTPFGHSGEVVLNRLMKECGGYEHNRQSLRIVTLLEKRYPQFPGLNLTYEVREGLAKHMTTYDQPNPQASFKKKGHPTLEAQIVNLADEIAYTNHDLDDGIRSGLLNYDELKEITLWKEYFKGDRGLFLGDKLETRQAIRNIINAYVTDLVNQIETNLKQTDVRSLQEVRESKVSLVAYSESFDRKNREIKKFLREKMYRHYRVERMADKAQRIIENLFKTYLKNPKILPPDVQARGANETIERVVCDYIAGMTDRFAQEEYQKLFDAETRV, encoded by the coding sequence ATGTTAACTCGCCAAGAGTACGAGCAGTCTGAACAGCAGTTTTTAGCCCCTTATGCGATGAAGAGTGGTGACAGTGAGGGACGAGAATATCCGGAGCAGGAACATCCCTATCGAACCGCTTTTCAACGCGATCGGGACCGGATCATCCATTCCAATGCCTTCCGGCGGTTGGAGTACAAGACACAGGTTTTTGTTTATCATGAGGGGGATCATTACCGAACCCGCCTGACTCACTCCATTGAGGGGGCTCAAATCGCCCGAACGCTCGCCAGAGCACTTCGATTAAACGAGGATCTTTCCGAGGCGATTATTCTGGCCCATGATTTAGGTCACACCCCGTTTGGACATTCCGGCGAGGTTGTTTTGAATCGTCTCATGAAAGAGTGCGGCGGCTACGAGCACAATCGACAAAGCCTAAGAATCGTCACCCTGCTGGAAAAGAGGTACCCGCAGTTCCCGGGCTTAAACCTGACCTATGAGGTCCGGGAGGGGTTGGCCAAGCATATGACGACCTATGATCAGCCGAACCCCCAAGCAAGTTTCAAAAAGAAAGGTCATCCGACACTCGAGGCACAAATTGTCAATCTGGCCGATGAGATTGCCTATACGAACCATGACCTGGATGACGGAATCCGGTCGGGCCTTCTCAACTACGACGAATTAAAAGAGATCACGCTCTGGAAAGAATACTTCAAGGGCGATCGAGGCCTCTTTCTTGGAGACAAACTTGAGACAAGGCAGGCGATACGCAACATCATTAACGCTTACGTTACCGATCTCGTAAACCAGATCGAGACAAACCTTAAACAGACGGATGTCAGATCGTTACAAGAGGTGCGAGAGAGCAAGGTGAGCCTGGTTGCCTATAGTGAATCATTTGACAGAAAAAACAGGGAGATCAAAAAATTCTTGCGCGAAAAGATGTATCGACATTATCGCGTGGAGCGGATGGCCGACAAGGCCCAGCGAATTATCGAAAATCTTTTCAAGACCTATCTGAAAAACCCAAAGATCCTCCCCCCCGATGTTCAAGCACGAGGTGCTAACGAGACAATCGAAAGGGTCGTGTGCGATTACATCGCCGGTATGACCGATCGGTTTGCCCAGGAAGAATATCAAAAATTGTTTGATGCAGAGACCCGAGTCTAA
- a CDS encoding 7-carboxy-7-deazaguanine synthase QueE: MKAANLVEIFPSFQGEGPYAGEGHLFVRFQGCELSCQWCDTPATFQINRFCKVIPDFFSEMKLEIPNPVSVDTLQKVISDFPKIPIALTGGEPLQRSKFLKEWLSNLSGRTILLETAGVHMAALKEVLPFVSIISMDLKLPSSTGMRPYWKEHEEFLKIALSREVYVKVVVTAETRDEEIAQAINLVAKLAPQVPFILQPVSETSTFDGVPILRQLYQWWQLANDLLPNVRVLPQMHKTLGMP, translated from the coding sequence ATGAAGGCAGCCAATCTGGTTGAAATTTTCCCTTCCTTTCAAGGAGAGGGACCTTATGCGGGTGAAGGACACCTGTTTGTCCGTTTTCAAGGTTGTGAACTCTCCTGCCAATGGTGTGATACGCCAGCCACCTTTCAAATAAACAGATTTTGCAAGGTAATCCCAGACTTTTTTTCGGAAATGAAACTCGAAATTCCAAATCCGGTCTCTGTGGACACCCTTCAAAAAGTCATTAGCGATTTTCCCAAAATCCCGATCGCCCTAACGGGTGGTGAGCCACTCCAACGATCCAAATTCTTAAAAGAATGGTTGTCCAATCTTTCGGGGAGAACGATTCTTTTGGAAACAGCCGGTGTTCATATGGCAGCTCTGAAGGAAGTACTCCCCTTTGTCTCCATCATCAGCATGGATCTTAAACTCCCCTCCTCCACGGGAATGAGGCCTTATTGGAAAGAGCATGAGGAATTCTTAAAGATTGCCCTCTCCAGAGAGGTGTATGTGAAGGTGGTTGTCACCGCAGAAACAAGAGATGAAGAAATTGCCCAAGCGATAAATTTAGTTGCCAAGCTGGCTCCTCAAGTACCTTTTATCCTCCAGCCGGTCAGTGAGACATCTACTTTTGATGGGGTACCAATCTTGAGGCAACTATACCAATGGTGGCAGTTGGCCAATGACCTCTTACCAAACGTCCGAGTTTTGCCTCAAATGCATAAGACGCTGGGAATGCCATAA
- a CDS encoding DUF366 family protein: MKIQWLSERMNYDGRQLRPHWIFQTTNILGDALVAFQGGCHVATDQMVDLVDQKDGKKIYSEEMLHFIGEFFGADLSRTILVQRLLVSLAQQEIIFRAKTTQLIRAGNDLFEGDAKLSVSIATASPVSTLIHFGINVSSKNTPVKTKGLLDYGLDPAVFAQSLLETFKHEVESVSIAQSKVRPVS; this comes from the coding sequence ATGAAGATTCAGTGGCTGAGTGAACGGATGAACTACGACGGCCGTCAGTTAAGACCCCACTGGATATTCCAGACAACGAACATCCTCGGAGATGCACTGGTAGCCTTTCAGGGAGGATGTCATGTTGCAACCGATCAGATGGTCGACCTGGTCGATCAAAAGGACGGGAAAAAGATCTATAGCGAAGAGATGCTCCATTTTATCGGAGAGTTTTTTGGTGCTGATCTCTCTAGAACAATACTCGTTCAGAGGCTGTTGGTCAGTCTGGCACAACAGGAGATCATCTTCAGGGCAAAGACAACACAGCTGATTCGTGCCGGAAATGATCTTTTTGAAGGAGATGCCAAGCTCTCTGTTTCGATCGCTACAGCCTCTCCTGTCTCTACACTGATTCACTTTGGGATCAACGTCTCCTCAAAAAATACACCGGTAAAAACAAAGGGGCTTCTCGACTATGGACTCGATCCAGCTGTCTTTGCCCAATCACTCCTGGAGACGTTCAAGCATGAGGTTGAATCGGTTTCTATTGCCCAATCTAAGGTCAGACCTGTTTCATGA
- the queC gene encoding 7-cyano-7-deazaguanine synthase QueC, which yields MAHHSILILSGGLDSTVSSWIAREQTKPVLALTFDYGQRAVKREIEAAKYQADLMGVSHRIITLPWLSEITKTSLVDQGKKIPSLAEEDLDNTDKTFPSAQAVWVPNRNGIFLNIAAAFAESAGAETLVTGFNEEEGITFPDNSTPFVHAANEFFWYSTLSRVKVMSFTVAMNKREIANKAKALGIDFEKIWFCYEGGSSPCRQCESCSRSFRAFREIGITI from the coding sequence ATGGCTCATCACTCTATCTTGATTCTCTCAGGAGGTCTGGACTCCACGGTCTCTTCCTGGATTGCTCGGGAGCAGACAAAGCCGGTTCTGGCACTGACTTTTGATTACGGACAGCGGGCCGTAAAAAGGGAGATTGAGGCAGCAAAGTATCAGGCAGATCTCATGGGGGTCTCCCATAGGATCATTACACTGCCATGGCTCTCTGAAATCACCAAGACCTCCCTTGTCGATCAAGGGAAAAAAATCCCCTCCCTGGCTGAAGAGGATCTTGATAATACAGACAAAACCTTTCCGTCCGCTCAGGCAGTCTGGGTCCCCAACCGTAACGGCATTTTTTTAAATATCGCTGCCGCTTTTGCCGAATCGGCCGGCGCTGAAACGCTTGTCACCGGTTTTAATGAGGAGGAAGGAATTACATTTCCCGACAACAGCACCCCCTTTGTCCACGCCGCAAACGAGTTCTTTTGGTATTCGACACTAAGTCGCGTCAAAGTCATGAGTTTCACCGTCGCTATGAACAAGCGAGAGATCGCCAACAAGGCAAAGGCACTGGGTATCGATTTTGAGAAAATCTGGTTTTGTTATGAGGGCGGTTCGTCCCCCTGCCGGCAGTGCGAGTCGTGCAGTCGTTCATTCCGCGCCTTCCGGGAAATCGGCATCACAATATGA
- the recJ gene encoding single-stranded-DNA-specific exonuclease RecJ gives MVYQQTSSWKPSERNQEKETLLAEPLSLHPVIAHLLIRRGLASPEAARRFLYPQWDHLPDITLLPDVEKGLARLLQAWERQENILFYGDYDVDGITGTAQWVSFFREIGLPVDFFLPHRLNDGYGLNRKSLETLLAKKKPDLLVTIDNGTNAYEELCYLAEQKIDVIVIDHHEAPKKLPPVTALLNPKRSDSQFPDPVASAGLVFLLLIAFRKKLRERGVSPLPNLKRYLDLACLGTIADIVPLTNTNRLLVKEGLKEIERSERPGIRALLAQSQSRPPIGVGTVSFRLAPRINAAGRLSDPQIALKLLLSENEEAATCLASELDSLNRRRQQIEEEVLQEAVIIIEREQKQNPGIVVASEKWHLGVVGIVAAKLVERYGRPAIVLSLQDGIGKGSGRTVPGISLYKTLNDLRDCFIGFGGHDAACGLTLDREKVSEFRSRFNERLRGEPLASNKIRILDALVPFCEISPLFVKQLQLLEPFGPSNPSPLLGSCSVRFHDCRIVGQKHLKAKVIQEGTALEAIAFDQGDFLPKISSGNPVTIIHTPQIQCWNGIETLQLNIKEISLTN, from the coding sequence ATGGTTTATCAACAGACTTCCAGTTGGAAACCGTCTGAACGAAACCAGGAAAAGGAGACCCTTCTTGCGGAGCCCCTCTCACTGCATCCTGTTATCGCCCACCTCCTGATCCGAAGGGGATTGGCCTCTCCGGAAGCGGCACGCCGCTTTCTCTATCCCCAATGGGATCATCTTCCCGACATCACACTTCTTCCGGATGTTGAAAAGGGGTTGGCGCGACTTCTGCAGGCCTGGGAGAGGCAGGAGAACATACTTTTTTACGGCGATTACGACGTTGATGGGATCACCGGTACGGCCCAATGGGTCTCCTTTTTTCGTGAAATCGGTCTTCCGGTCGATTTCTTTCTGCCACATCGTCTCAACGACGGCTATGGTCTCAACCGAAAATCACTGGAAACTCTGCTCGCCAAGAAAAAACCGGATCTTCTCGTAACCATAGACAACGGGACCAATGCCTACGAAGAGCTTTGTTATCTGGCGGAGCAGAAAATCGACGTTATTGTGATTGATCATCATGAGGCACCGAAAAAACTGCCTCCTGTAACGGCCCTCCTAAACCCAAAAAGGAGTGATTCGCAATTTCCAGACCCGGTCGCTTCCGCAGGGCTTGTCTTTCTTCTGCTAATTGCTTTTCGGAAAAAATTGCGCGAACGAGGCGTGTCGCCCCTTCCTAATCTGAAACGCTATCTCGACTTGGCCTGTCTCGGGACAATCGCCGACATCGTTCCCTTGACAAATACCAACCGCCTTCTGGTGAAAGAGGGGCTCAAAGAGATTGAAAGATCGGAGCGACCCGGTATTCGGGCCCTTTTAGCCCAATCACAATCCCGACCGCCTATTGGAGTCGGAACCGTTTCATTCCGATTAGCTCCCCGCATCAACGCCGCTGGAAGGCTTTCCGATCCCCAAATAGCCCTTAAACTCCTGCTTTCTGAAAACGAGGAGGCGGCGACATGTCTCGCATCCGAACTCGACTCCCTGAATCGAAGGCGACAACAAATCGAAGAAGAGGTCCTCCAGGAAGCGGTCATCATCATTGAAAGAGAGCAAAAACAAAATCCAGGTATTGTTGTGGCATCGGAAAAATGGCACCTTGGTGTCGTTGGCATTGTCGCTGCCAAGCTGGTGGAAAGATATGGACGCCCCGCTATTGTCCTGTCACTTCAGGATGGGATTGGAAAGGGATCTGGAAGGACGGTGCCTGGCATTTCGCTCTACAAGACCCTGAACGATTTAAGGGACTGCTTTATAGGATTCGGAGGACATGACGCTGCCTGTGGTCTCACACTGGATCGCGAGAAAGTCAGTGAATTTCGATCCCGTTTCAACGAAAGACTCCGGGGGGAACCTCTTGCATCCAATAAAATTCGGATCCTGGATGCCCTCGTTCCATTCTGCGAGATCTCACCTCTTTTTGTGAAACAGCTCCAACTTCTGGAACCGTTCGGTCCGTCAAACCCCTCTCCTCTCCTCGGAAGCTGTTCCGTACGTTTTCACGATTGCCGAATCGTTGGCCAGAAACATCTCAAGGCAAAAGTCATCCAGGAGGGAACTGCCTTGGAGGCAATCGCGTTTGATCAGGGTGATTTTCTCCCAAAAATTTCGTCGGGAAATCCTGTTACCATTATCCACACCCCCCAAATCCAGTGCTGGAATGGCATTGAAACCCTGCAATTGAATATAAAAGAAATATCACTAACTAATTGA
- the secF gene encoding protein translocase subunit SecF — protein sequence MFNFQFIRRMNLFILVSVIAVGGSLYLMGSRGLNFGIDFKGGIKLHYRFSEPVSETALRTLLEPLELGDFSVQQVGEISENRMMIKFEVSEKEGLSSKITEAFRKGLNVASLEIEQEETVGPKAGSELRKKGILAIIVSWLLMLIYVGYRFDFIFAPGAILALVHDVLITLGAFALTGREVSLTVIAALLTIIGYSINDTIVIYDRVRENLPIMEKKPLRELINITLNETLSRTIITTLTVLFVVVLMYLFGEGEFQNFGFAMTVGCISGTYSTIFVACPFYIYLKEYGPRLTQKFKHR from the coding sequence GTGTTTAATTTCCAATTTATCCGCCGGATGAACCTCTTCATACTGGTCTCCGTTATTGCTGTTGGCGGAAGCCTTTACCTCATGGGCAGTCGAGGACTTAATTTTGGTATCGATTTTAAAGGGGGGATCAAGCTTCACTACCGTTTTTCGGAACCGGTCTCAGAAACCGCTCTACGGACACTTCTGGAACCATTAGAGTTGGGGGACTTTTCGGTTCAGCAGGTGGGAGAGATCTCTGAAAATCGGATGATGATAAAATTTGAAGTTAGTGAAAAAGAGGGGCTGTCGTCAAAGATCACGGAGGCGTTTCGTAAAGGGCTGAACGTCGCCTCCCTTGAGATAGAACAGGAGGAAACGGTTGGCCCGAAGGCCGGTTCCGAACTCCGTAAAAAGGGGATCCTGGCAATTATCGTCTCATGGCTTCTCATGCTGATCTATGTCGGTTACCGTTTCGACTTTATTTTTGCCCCGGGCGCCATCCTGGCCCTTGTTCACGATGTGCTGATCACCCTGGGCGCCTTTGCCCTGACCGGACGTGAGGTCAGCCTGACGGTCATCGCCGCGCTGCTGACGATTATTGGTTACTCCATCAACGATACAATTGTTATCTACGACCGTGTCCGGGAAAACCTTCCGATTATGGAAAAGAAGCCGCTTAGAGAACTGATCAATATCACCTTGAACGAAACCCTTTCACGAACGATCATCACCACACTCACCGTCCTGTTTGTCGTTGTCTTGATGTATCTCTTTGGGGAGGGTGAGTTTCAAAACTTTGGATTCGCCATGACGGTCGGCTGTATTTCGGGGACCTACTCGACAATTTTTGTCGCCTGTCCATTCTATATTTATCTTAAAGAGTATGGTCCCCGTCTTACACAAAAATTTAAACACCGCTAG